One Takifugu flavidus isolate HTHZ2018 chromosome 3, ASM371156v2, whole genome shotgun sequence genomic window, CAGTACCGGCGGCTTTTTAATTGAACTGCACCAGAACCGACTACGAATCTGACCTGAACTGCATCCGGATTGTAAAAGTCCTCCTTATGCCAGTGGGATTGGGCAATATTGTCCAAATTAGGGTTTAATGTATCGACAAATCCTGATACATATGATGAAGACGTTTAAGAACGTGTCATTTATCTTGCCGTacatttcatgtattttttttcaaatgcatGTGAATGATTGTGCAGCTATTAAACaatctttttatctttttgtgaggaggggggggggtcgcggCATTGGTAAAAATGTCATCGTTGCCGTGGTCGTGTGTGTCAGCGGTGAAACAGAATCTGAGCCCAACCTGTGGTTGGGGTTTACGTGCTCACAGcgtgtgtttgatgtgtgtcaAATTAATCAGATCTTGTGTGTTGACGAACCTTCagggtgaagaaaaaaaaacctcagccGAGAGCTGCGATTGCGCTGCCTTGATTTAACACACATGAAACTCCTCCGAAAATGTTTCCCCTTGTTTAAAACTTCTGGTTCCGGCTCAGTTGTCGACTTGTGAAGGCCAACTTTAGTATTTCCCTAAAATTTGGACTGTGTTTGAAATTAGCTGCTTTTCTTAGCGGACCACACATGTGGGTGCTCAACCTTTCACTTTACTTCCACTTTTaagagggtgaaaaaaaaagtgttttatatCACTTTATGTCTGCTTTTCCGGTGCCGGTATGATTCTTGCCGCTGGAGCGGGTCCAATCCTTGCAGAATTCCCGTGACAGGTGCGTCAGTCTGTgccaaaaacatgttttcaccTTGTTGTAAGTTTACCTTTGTCATCTCCGGAAACACGCTTGAAGCATTTAGTGAGGAAACCTGAGACGTGCGCACCTCAGCATCCGTCCGCTGGTTCCTGTGTTTTCTTGTCAGGGGCCCGGCTGCATCTGGGGAACCTCACCGGAACTTTCTGCTGTTCAGCTCAGGAATTCTTTGAATTCGATGTTGGTCGAACTGAAAACATTGAACGTTATTTAATCCAATGTTGTTCCCGGACAAGACAACCATTCGCGATATGATGAATAAAAGGGCTCTAATGACCATAAAATCCACGACAACCCCGGTATAAATCCCGTTGGAGGTTTCCGCTGGGGTCCGACCTCGGTCCCGTGCTGAGCTTTGGCGTGTTCCAGGAGCGTTTGGAACGCTGACGTTGGTGAGTGACGTGTACAAGCTGCGTGCGTTCAGTGGGACTCGGTGCCGGAGCTCAGCGCAGCGTCGCTTGTGCAGAAGCTCGGTGACGAAATGGTGCTTCAAAGCCCCGAATCAGCATTGATCATTTTATGAATCGGGGTCAGCCCAAACTGCAGAGACACCAAAGTAAATGTGGGAGTATTCCGGGTCACTGGAGTATTCCTAAAAATGTGCTGAAGACAAGCGAGGAGGCCGAGGTTTTCAAACGATTGAAGACGAATCAAAATATCTCAAATGTTTAAGCGTCAGTCGTCGTCTGGGAGGATTAAGGAGGCTGCAAACGGAAGAGCGGATCCTCCCAACTCTCCTGGAAAACGCCGCCGTCCGGATCACGGATCAGTCGGAAGTGGAAGTTCTCGATATGATCGAGAAGATGAGTCACAGCGTTTGGTTTCTGTCTGCGCTCTGCGCTACCACCACGGTTCTAATCCATTTATGATCCGGCGCCGTTTCTGGCGCTGGGCTTCCACGCGCGGCCCGTCTCCCTGGCTGCAGGGACGCAGCGGCAGGCTGTTGTTGCGGGTCGGTCATgagtcagcagcagctgaccGGAGCCACGCTCCAGACGTGCTGATCGCTGCACGTTCCAGATATGAGAGGCAGAATCTGCATGTGTCCCTCTTTTAAATGGAATATTTGTACTGCGAGAgagtattttgtgtgtgtgtgtgtgtgtgtgtgtgcggtcgCTTCATTCACTCCATCTCCCATTGACTGATCATCTCCGTTCTGCCCACACAGGAACCATGAGAATATCACGCCCCAACTGCGTTTGGGAGTCGAGATCCTGAGCACGGCAGCTGCGGCCGACCGAGGGACTATTTCCTGGGTGGAGGAAGACGGATGGTAAAAGTTGAGCAGCAGAAGACTCTCCGGTGAACCGGTCCCACCGCCGCTGCCTCAGCACCCTCCTGACTCTAATGGCTCTGAACGGCGGGATGCAGTAATGGACCTTTGTGCAACATTCAGCACCGTCACCATGAAGCAGCTGAAAGGGTAGGGTCCgctgcccgcccgcccgcccgcccgcctccCCCTACCCCACCGCCCCGACACCGACCTtcgtcctgcagctcttcccGTCTCcgcagccctcctcctcctcctcctccgccgcttGGAACATGACGAGCGTCGCGGAGAGTCTGGTTGACGTATGATAAATATACCTCTGAGGTGTTGAGCGTAAAACCGGCGGAGCAATGAATGGTGGAAAGGACTGTGAGTCAGGAGAGGAAAGGCAGGCCGTCCCCGTCCAGGTTCCTATTGGCTGGCAGCGCAGGGCGGAGCACGGGGGCGGGGTTGTGTACGTCAGGTGGGTTTGGCTCTCTCACAGTCACATTTGGACATGAAGGCCCAAATAAATCTCAACTGTCTCCTCTtggttttcctcctgcagtccCAGCGGCTCCTTGCTGTCCAGCTTGGAGCAGGTGAAGACCTACCTGCTGACCGACGGAACCTGCAAATGTGGCCTGGAGTGTCCGCTCATCCTCCACAAGGTAGCTTCTTCCACTTTGGCTCCTACGGGAGGGAATTCCGACTGCTGGGTGGCTTTGAACTCTGGGTTTTTGGTTGTTTCCTGTGGAGGCTAAAGCTGATATCGACCAGAGCTTTCACTTTATCCGCCATGTCCTTCAGAATTGAATGATTGTGCGATAGAGCCGTGAGCTCACGAGGAACGCGTCAGGAATGAACCAGTCCAAACCGCCCTGCTCTTTGACCGCAGGTGTTCAACTTTGACCCGGGGGCGTCCGTGAAGCAGAGGACGGCAGAGGACGTGAAAGCAGACGAAGATGTCACCAAACTCTGCATTCACAAGAGGAAGCTTCTGGCGGTGGCCACGCTGCACAAGAGCATGGAGACGCACCCCCCTCTGACGCTGAGCAGCCCGGGGAGAGGTACGGACCGCCCAGCCCTACATCACCTCACTGTGAAAACATTTCCTCGTCAGTCAGAAGGGTTTTTTTGGACATGTGGGACCAACTGGGTTTGTTTCGCAACATCAAAAAGGGACAAAAACCAATTTATTGCTGTTCAgcgtgattaaaaaaagatcaaCGCAGTGACGTCTGCAGGTCTTTGACCGCTTTTGCTGTTGATGATGCAGTGTTTAAGTCCTGGTTTTGTGCTTGTTTGCCTTCAAGGGACGTCGGCAGTCGTCACAGCGCATTCCACGACCCATCGAGCAATAAGGAGTAAACCCGGAGAGGGCCCGCCGAGCGCCGTCGGTTTGGACTGTAAGATTCCCTTCAGGATGATGGtggcagcaggacagcagcagaggatgTATCCACCTCATGAGATGAGTGGTGCGCAACAGCTGGAGCTCTACTCGGGGTACGTCAGGCCTCAGAGGATGGGCGCTGGCGAGCCAGGCCCCAAATCCCCTTACCGGATGGGCTACGGAGGGATTCTGAGCCCGCCTTCCACTGGTGCAAAGATGTATGGAGATGGCTCCCAGTCCCCCAGCACAGACACTCTCGGCAGCCCCGAGGGCTTTGCAAGGACCAATCTTTGTGGGTTTCCAGGAGTGGGGAGCCCCGGCTCGGCATCCATCCACGGGAACGCTCGGACGCCTCTTTCCCCCCCCAGTGTAATGCTTCACGGCTCCCCCGTGGGCCAACCATCCTGCGCCATGGCAGGAAGGACTAGTACGCCCCTCTCACCAACACCCACTGCCAAAAGCCCCGTCATGAACATGAACATGCCTCGGGGGAACTTCCCCGCAGGTATGGAAATGCCACGAGCTGCATTCCACCATAAAACACAGCCCCCCATGCACCCcaggccacctcctccatccataCCACCATCCTGCGCCCTTCAGAAAAGGCAGTTGACCTCTGAAAAAGACCCTTTGGGCATCCTTGACCCAATTCCCAGCAAGTCAGTCGGCCAgccccccaccaacaccccaaccccccccaactTCCAGCCTAACATCCACTCTCAGGTACCAATGATGAATGTAAACATCCCCCCTCCCGCCATCGTACCCCTGCCGAGCAATTTACCTTTACCCACGGTGAAGCCCGGGCCCGTGGGACATGCCAGCCATGTTCAGCGGACTCAGCAGACGGGTCCAGCTTCCTCCatgtccccctcccccgtcaCGTCCCCGGTCCATGTTGCCGGACCAGGCCACGGCCGGATGGAAGCCTCTCCTCATCGATcgcgctcctcctccacctcctccgatCACGGCAACTTTGCAATGCCGACAGGTCATCAAGCCACGTGCGGCACCATGAAGGTCCCTCCACGCTCTCCCAGGTCGGCTATGGGATCTCCCAAGCCATCCATGCCCTCGAGCCCCTCCACTAACAAAGGTGACCCACTTTACCAGTACAAAGACTCCCAGTTGCTGCCCGGGATGGGAAACTCGGTGGTGGGCCAGCAGCACACCAACCCCATGTACTcgcccacctcctcctcctcctcttcatcttctttaGTGACCCCCAGCACTTCCCAGAAGGGCCACCCAGGACTCCTTGGGATGCCCCTCAATCAGATCTTGAACCAACAGAATGCAGCTTCTTTTCCCGCCAGCAGTCTCTTGTCAGCTGCAGCCAAAGCACAGCTagcaaatcaaaacaaactCAGCGCTGCTGGTAACAACGCCGGCGCCATGGCCGGCGGTGCTGCGGGTATGGCAGGCATGGGGCCGGGCGGCGGGGGTAACGGAGCCAGCAACGGGCACCCTGGCTCTATAGGTGGCCCGCGAGGCATGGAAGGACACAGCACTTTAAACCCAATGCTCCCGCCAAACTCCCCCATGCTGCTCAACACGCCCGAGGGCCAGAGCGGCCGCGCGGCGCTGCGGGACAAGCTCATGGCTCAGCAGCGGGATTCTATGCGCAGCCGGAGGCAGTCGTCTGGAAGTGCGGCTGTGAGCCacgacaacagcaacaacatggTCTACAACATGATCAACAAGAGGGGCATGGGGGGGCCACACATGGGGCCCAGCGCCACCGAGCAGCTGCGGAAAGCCGGTCGACTCGGAAATCTTCCCCCCAATACCTCCATGGCCCAGCTTCTCCAGTCCATGAGCTGCCAGAGCTCTCACAGCCATCGTCCATGTCCCAGCCCGGGTCCAGGCTCTGGGGCGGGTCAGCTGCACTACAATGACGGTGCGACCGTGGTTCCGGGTGGCGCGCAGCAGAACATCCTGTCTCAGCAGAGGTTGCGAGGCTCCGGGGACGGGATGCAGCACTGTCAGAGCATGGACAACTCTGGAGGCCACATGGGCCCTCGTCCCGGCCAGTTTCCTGAGATGATGGCCCAAATGACCTCCCTGAGTAACTGTACAAGCATGGGGCCGGGGGGTCCTGATGGCATGCCGTTGGGACGCCTCAACACCAACCCTCCACCGCTgtcccaccctaaccctcacccctcgCAGCAGAGCCTCCACCATGGGATGAATCGGACTAACATGGGGGTGATGCCGCACGGAGGTGGCGACGGCAGCTGTTCCCAGAGCATCGCGgaaacaggtgagacacaaacacaaggaAACTGACAGATGTCGGAGCGCTCGTGCATCGGATCAGAAATGCTCCCGATGCGTTGATCCGGTTAGATGGTGTGGAGCTCCGACACAGTCGGATCGAGGAAAACGCGTATAGATAGATACAAGCATGAAGCTGGAGGTAAAGATTGTTGTTTGTAATTATAAAAAGGCTGAAACTAGTGGAGCCAGTGAACAGTTTCACAAGTAGATCCACAGGAAGGTGTCACCAATGAGCAGCATATCAACCACGGGGGAATTTTGTTCCTCTGCTTCAATTGAAATGCTTTTTcagatttgcatttttcttgtcTAGTTTCACTTATTTTGGTCCAATAACACTTAAGGTGTGGGACAGGATGCAGTGGTGTCAGTGCTGCTGATGAT contains:
- the LOC130522845 gene encoding methyl-CpG-binding domain protein 5-like: MNGGKDCESGEERQAVPVQVPIGWQRRAEHGGGVVYVSPSGSLLSSLEQVKTYLLTDGTCKCGLECPLILHKVFNFDPGASVKQRTAEDVKADEDVTKLCIHKRKLLAVATLHKSMETHPPLTLSSPGRGTSAVVTAHSTTHRAIRSKPGEGPPSAVGLDCKIPFRMMVAAGQQQRMYPPHEMSGAQQLELYSGYVRPQRMGAGEPGPKSPYRMGYGGILSPPSTGAKMYGDGSQSPSTDTLGSPEGFARTNLCGFPGVGSPGSASIHGNARTPLSPPSVMLHGSPVGQPSCAMAGRTSTPLSPTPTAKSPVMNMNMPRGNFPAGMEMPRAAFHHKTQPPMHPRPPPPSIPPSCALQKRQLTSEKDPLGILDPIPSKSVGQPPTNTPTPPNFQPNIHSQVPMMNVNIPPPAIVPLPSNLPLPTVKPGPVGHASHVQRTQQTGPASSMSPSPVTSPVHVAGPGHGRMEASPHRSRSSSTSSDHGNFAMPTGHQATCGTMKVPPRSPRSAMGSPKPSMPSSPSTNKGDPLYQYKDSQLLPGMGNSVVGQQHTNPMYSPTSSSSSSSSLVTPSTSQKGHPGLLGMPLNQILNQQNAASFPASSLLSAAAKAQLANQNKLSAAGNNAGAMAGGAAGMAGMGPGGGGNGASNGHPGSIGGPRGMEGHSTLNPMLPPNSPMLLNTPEGQSGRAALRDKLMAQQRDSMRSRRQSSGSAAVSHDNSNNMVYNMINKRGMGGPHMGPSATEQLRKAGRLGNLPPNTSMAQLLQSMSCQSSHSHRPCPSPGPGSGAGQLHYNDGATVVPGGAQQNILSQQRLRGSGDGMQHCQSMDNSGGHMGPRPGQFPEMMAQMTSLSNCTSMGPGGPDGMPLGRLNTNPPPLSHPNPHPSQQSLHHGMNRTNMGVMPHGGGDGSCSQSIAETGNAASVSCGMGSVQMYQQQVHQAVQQGAPSHPAYQGQQHFSDSASYADGNANTGSMACLYQNYQQGMLLHSQLGEGQQAEGHPSGSERGGPESVDAIYRAVVDAASKGMHVTITTTVSGTTQASPVPALSAMSAFTASVGEPVNLPKAVNSVLHGHQEGDALARSRQARLAGRGQKNMDPGKNATESHDANEYFRSPGRGTPRGQWDGELQHGGGYEAHTNSVWGGEEFLECSTQVRSSPCMERPASLAPAPPCPTDGSKDHGLVIAQEKVFLDNGYRFNICSRTPSNYKEHLTQVADRCTHINGATPHFGTRDYGEVLGPPRQELTGDDQSPSSSTSLEGPLATAKDYSHYNGHFNGMAPSPSDTKSLSSEEDLRQPDSPSSELLHYRSRTFNMGELVWGQLKSFPHWPAKLAGGEQVHSATMQLQQAKVEPEKLKTLTHDLEALNRASKRGLKPGKLNNHLEAAIHEAMSELDKMSATIPSRDRQVKLPKPKRRKISR